Proteins from one Mercurialis annua linkage group LG7, ddMerAnnu1.2, whole genome shotgun sequence genomic window:
- the LOC126656981 gene encoding LOW QUALITY PROTEIN: uncharacterized protein LOC126656981 (The sequence of the model RefSeq protein was modified relative to this genomic sequence to represent the inferred CDS: deleted 2 bases in 1 codon; substituted 1 base at 1 genomic stop codon), giving the protein MAKRRDGVICLASLPDKKDCHGLGKQYFTNYHSIKFDPLGSSICSEKKPGKGREIGKISSEPDSPKREVNAIREDCPPGKEEREKPLSQSRGGRVGRKYHEPSIPHIYPKAVVHRFHRMLLSLDKDRVSVQLCFGCFAIIDRPSSRSFPVHSLYISDTQGRTRWEGSRPSLCPADHSAGILHSRLCLTAARGCSCRYVSLSGSLAPPVISFYDMLLSSPYSICHLVISASLRVSTSERNGGLHSMTPRSPSEXSE; this is encoded by the exons atggcGAAACGAAGGGACGGGGTCATTTGCCTTGCTAGCTTACCGGACAAGAAGGATTGTCATGGGTTGGGAAAACAATATTTCACTAACTATCATTCGATCAAGTTTGATCCATTAGGTTCTTCGATTTGTTCAGAAAAGAAACCCGGTAAAGGAAGAGAGATAGGAAAGATCTCCTCGGAGCCTGATTCTCCG aagcgggaGGTGAATGCCATAAGAGAAGATTGCCCTCCCGGTAAGGAAGAGAGGGAAAAGCCGCT TTCTCAAAGCAGAGGAGGAAGGGTGGGAAGAAAGTACCACGAGCCCTCTATCCCACACATCTATCCAAAAGCAGTAGTTCACCGGTTCCACCGAATGCTCCTATCTCTCGACAAAGATCGTGTGAGTGTGCAGTTATGCTTCGGATGCTTCGCCATA ATAGATCGACCCAGTTCTCGTTCTTTTCCGGTGCACTCGCTTTATATCTCTGACACACAAGGAAGGACGCGGTGGGAAGGAAGCAGGCCTAGCCTCTGTCCTGCTGATCATTCCGCTGGCATCTTGCATTCACGCCTCTGTTTGACTGCCGCTCGCGGATGTAGTTGTAGATACGTTAGTCTTAGTGGATCGTTGGCTCCACCTGTTATCTCCTTCTACGACATGTTGTTGTCGTCGCCATATTCCATATGTCACTTAGTCATCTCTGCCTCGCTGCGGGTCAGCACCTCCGAAAGAAACGGAGGACTTCATTCAATGACTCCGCGATCGCCCTCTGAATGATCAGAATAA